Part of the Kitasatospora sp. NBC_01266 genome, CAGGCGTACAACGCGCTGAACATGGCCAAGGCACTCCCGCTCCTGCTGCGGGGCGAGCTTGTCTGCTGACCCCCATAGACCCCCGCCCCGGGACGGTACTTCGATCGGCCGGACGCCGGGGCGGGCCCTGCAACACCGAACGGTTCGGCCGCCAACCGGCGGCGTAGTCGGCCAAAGCGCTGACCCACAGATTCCCGCCCCAAATCGCCGAAGTCTTGGCAGAGAGCAGCGACCGGGGCGGGTCCGCAACACCGAACCGCCCCGGTCACCAACCGGTGCCCGGAACGCCTCCGAGTGAGGAGATCCCATTATGAGCGCCACGCTCCCTGACACGCCCGAACCGGGCCCGGTGTCGGACCGCCGGATCCGCCGCATCGACGGCATGGACCTGCTGACCGCTGGAGAGTTTCAGCGCGTCGCGGACACTGTGATCGGCAGCAACCCCGGGATGGAGCCGGAGTTGTCGCGCCGCATCGTGGCCGAAGCCCTGGCCTACCTGACCACCTACGCGCGGAACGTCAACGCGCAGATCGCCCCGTCACCGGTCGTGGACGAGGGTTGGCACGCGCTTGTCCTCCACACGGAGCTGTACGCCTCGCTCTGTGAGGGGCTGGGGGGTGGGTTCATCCACCACTACCCGCAGCGCACCGAGGAGGAGGGTTACGCGGCAGGCACCGTGGATCGCACTGTCGCCATGATGGCTGCGGAAGGCTTCACGGCCGATCTGTCCCTGTGGCGGGGGCCGGATAACGGCGGAGTGCAGGTGACTGCCAACGTCTGGCACTCGCCCGGACCGAACTGCGGACCGATCATCGTGAACCCGCCCGGTGTGCCGAAGCCGGGGAAGGTGACGATCCCAGGCTAAGCACTGTGGCCCCTGCCGTCGAAGTGCCGATGGCGGGGGCCGCACGTCGGTAGGCTGCTGGCGGAGACAGGAGGCGCCCCCGTGAGCGAGTGGACAGATCCCCGTTACACCGAATTGGTCGCGGCGTATCGACGGGCCGCTGAAGACGCACAACAGGCCGAGCCGGACGAAGATCAGAATGGGGGGCCCGTGCGCGCGTTCCTGACCGTCCTCCCGGCTAGCTAAGCCATCTGTGGGCCCCGGCTGACACCTCCGGTAGCCTCACGGGCAGGGGTGCGGGCATCTCCTTGATTACGACCCAAGCCGAGCCTGCATCCCTCCCACAGGCGGCATTCCAGCCCCGTTCGGATCACCGGGCGGGGCTTCTGTATCTGGTCCCGAAGCTGACGAGTAGACAGATCATCCAGCCGGGCCGTACGGTTCGACCACAACAAAAAATAGACCCCGGCGAGTGCTGGTAACACTCCCGGGGCATGGACGACGCTTAGTAGGAGCGACGACGTGACCCACTTTAGCGCCTGGGCTTTCGCCTGGGCTATCGGCCTCTGTGCTGCCGCTGTGGCCGCCTGGATGATCTCCAGCGCGCCCAATCAGCCAGCGGCAACCCGTGAACCCATCCGGGTGCAGCTCGCATGTCTCCAGCCCGGCTCGTACCAGCTGCCTGAGCCCCGTACATGGGCGACACTGCCAGAGATCCCGCCCCACGTGCTCAAGCGCTCAGAACCCCTCTGGGGCGACGAGACGGAGCTAGTCCGAGGACACGTCCGGCACGTGGCCAGCGTCCGTAAGGCGGTGGCCTGATGATCACCGCAGCAACTGGACAGACCACCTGTGGCGCCCGTCGACCGGGCTGGGAGCACGGACCCGCAATCGGAATCCACCGCATCCCGTGTGTTCTTGACCCGTTTCACCAGGACGACCACGCAAACGCGTTCGGCCTGGGATGGGAGCGCAACCCGGAGGACTGTCCGCCGTGCGTGCAGTGCCACACGCGCCCGCTGCTTCCCGTCCGGGTCGGTGCCGTACCGACCGGCAGCGGCCCTGCGTGGCCCGTCTGGGCCTGCCTGAGCTGTGCCACGGCCGTCCGCCGTCTGCTGCTTGGCAAGTAGCCCCTGAGCCCCGTCCGGCCACCAACCGGGCGGGGCTCTTCCGGGGGAACCTAGTGGTGGCACATAGGGAGGGTCGTCTTGCCGGTGCCGGTGCCGCCACTGATCAACAGCGAGAGTCGGGCCCGCACGATGGCGCCGAGCAGTTCGGCAGCGGTCGGCGCCAGAGCCCCGGCTGCCTCCAGTTCGGCGATCTCGAAAGGTTTCTGACGGCTGATCCGGAGCGAGATGTGTGTGCAGTCGGCAGCGATCGGCGGGAGCACCGCGTGCAGCCGGGTGCCGTCCGGGAGCCGGGCGTCAACCCACGGCCGCGCGTCGTCGAGCCGGCGCCCGGCTGCGGTCGCCAAGCGGTGAGCGAGGTGGCGCACCGCCTGCGCATCCGGGAACCGGACCGTCGGCTCACGGCACAGCCCGCTGCCCCGGTCGACCCAGACCTCGTCCGGGGCGTTGACCAGTACGTCGGTCACGTCAGGCGCGCTGAGCAGAGCCTCCAGGGGTCCGGCGCCGACGAGTTCGGCCCGCAGGGTACTGACGGTGTCCAGCAGGTCGTCACCGCCCAGCGGGGGCCGCGCGGCACGCAGGGCCGCCACGACCTCCACGGTTGTCGGCACCGCACCGGCCTCAGCCAGCCGCAGACGAACGGCGTCCAGCAGGGCGGCGGCACGCTCAGGGGCGACCGGAGCCGGTTCCGGGGGCCTGGAGTGACGCCGGAGCGCGGCGAGGATGGGCCGCGGCTTCGGTCGGTCGGACTGCGCAGGCCACGGGAGGTGTCGATCGGTGGCGCGGCCGGTGGGAGTCGTGGCCGTGTTCATGATGACGGTTCTCCTTCGGTACTGGGCATGACTTCGTCGAGGTATGCGGCGCAGAACCTGGCGAGTGGTCCACCACCGCGCAGTCCGGGAGGCTTGCCACGCTCCGCGTCGAGGGTCAGCCCGACTTCGTGCGCGATCTCGCCCGCGAGCGGCAGACCCAGACCGCGGGCGATCTCCGCACCGCGCAAGCCCACTGGCCCCGGCAGTCGGATCACAGCTCGCAGGTCGGCCAGACGCATCCCGGCGACGGCTGCCACCCGCCCGGCCGCCGCCAGTGCGCGCAGCTCGGCGGGGACCACCAGGAGCCCGGTGTCGGCCTGTTCCAAGGCCTGGGCAGCCGCCAGATCCAGCTGTCGCGGCAGATCGAGGACGACCAGCCCACCGCGACGCCGGGCTGCCGCAAGCACACTGCGCATCGCGATCGGTGGGATCACCAGCGTGTCGCCCCGGTCCCAGGAGAGCGCGCTGACCCGGTGCAACCTGGGTAGCGCCTGGACCAGTTCGGTGCTGCTGATCCGGCCACGGGCACCCGCCAGATCGGGCCAGCGCAGCCCGTCGACGCCTTCGCCACCGAGCAGGACATCCAGGCCGCCGCCCAGTGGATCGCCGTCGATCAGCATGGTGTGGTGGCCGGTCCTGGCCGCGGTGACCGCGAGCGCGCAGGCGAGCGTGGAGGCCCCTGCGCCGCCGCGACCGCCGAGCACCGCGACAGTCAGCGCCGGGTTGCCGACACCCTCCACCGCATCCGCGATCCGGTCCAGCAGCCAGGCCTGCGCCTCGGGCAGGAACAGCACCTGTTCAGCTCCGAGTTGGACGCCGCGGACCCACACCTCGCAGTCATCCAGGTCGAGGCCGAGCAGCAGCACCCCCGGCCTTCGGACCAGTTCCGCGCAGCGCTCGTACTGGTCATCACCGACCAGGACGATCGGGGCGGTCTCCCAGAGCCGGCGGGGCGGGGCGCCGGCCAGCAGCCGGGGCTCCGCACCGGCCGCCGCGCAGAGCTTGACCAGGTGCTCGGCCAGTCCCTGGTCCTCGGTGAGGATCAACGGCCCGGCGCAGCCGGAATCGTCGGGCATCGGCCGGTACTGGTCGATGGTGGGTGTGGGCATGGCTGCCTCCCCGGGGCGGGATGCTCGCTGCTGCCCGAGCCGGTCGACCCGATCCGCTGCCGCACAGGCGGCTTCGTCGGGGAGATCGGCCCGGCCGAGCGGGCGACGACGGTGGCGGCCTCGGCCATGAGGTGCCGTCCCGGTCGGTGGCCTGCGCCCCTCCGGTCCAGCCATGACGTCGGCTTGGGCCCCACAGTGCCGCCCAGCCGCTAATGCGGCAGCCACTCTTCGATTCGCTGTGGATAACCCGGGGGATGTGGAAATCGGAACTCACCCGGATGGACTCTCATCACTCGTCCGAGGAGTTCACGTCGACGAATTGACGTAGTTCCAGGGTGGTCTCCGAGCACAGCCCGCTAGACTACTGAGAGTGACGAACTGGGTCGAGGATCCGCCCGGTGATCCTGGCTGGAGTGCCGCCCGCAAGCCCCTCGATCAGCCGTCTCGGCACATCGCAGAAGCCCTAAAAATGGGCCCGGACATGCGACGACCCCCGCCGGGGGGGAGAGCGGGGGTCGTCTATCCACGGCCCGACTCGGGGGGGAGGAGCCGGACCGGGTTAGCACGGTCGCGAACGATCCGTGACTTCCATGGTGTACCCGAGCGGCCAGAAACACAAACCAGCACACCCCCGCGTCCACCGAATGGCGGCGCCTGTGAGGCCGCCATCTATCCTCGGTTCCTGTGGACACCACCGAGAACGCCGACATCGTAGGCGGTGCCGAGAACTCCGGACCGGAGACCGCACCGAATGCCGCGCCGCGCGACAGCACGATTGTCCCGCACACGACCGAACGGTCCGCCCCGACCGCGACGGGCGGCACGACCATGGCGGCGGACGGCACGCCGACCGTCGCCGATCACCCCGCCCCGGAGAGAACAGCCGCCGCCTTCACCCGCACGGCGGCGTTCTTCGACCTCGACAAGACGATCATCGCGAAGTCCAGCGCACTCGCGTTCAGTCGACCCTTCTACCAGGGCGGTCTGATCAACCGTCGGGCCGTGCTGAAGAGCGCCTACGCCCAGTTCGTCTTCCTGGTCGGAGGCGCGGACCACGACCAGATGGAGAAGATGCGGCAGTACCTCTCCGCCCTGACGCGGGGCTGGAACGTGCAGCAGGTCCGCGAGATCGTCGCCGAGACCCTGCACGGCCTGATCGACCCGATCATCTACGAGGAGGCCGCCGCGCTGATCGAGCAACACCACGCCGCCGGACGGGATGTGGTGATCGTCAGCAGCTCCGGCGCCGAGGTCGTCGAGCCGATCGGCGCCCTGCTCGGCGCCGACCATGTGATCGCCACCCGGCTGGCGATCGAGGACGGCTGCTACACCGGCGAGATCGAGTACTACGCGTATGCCGAGAACAAGGCCGCAGCGATCCGCGAGTTGGCCGAGCGCAAGGGCTACAACCTGGCCGACAGCTATGCGTACAGCGACTCGATCACCGATCTGCCGCTGCTCTCGGCGGTCGGGCGCCCGTCCGCCGTCAATCCGGACCGCAGCCTGCGCAAGGAGGCCGTCGCCCGGGACTGGCCGGTCCTGGTCTTCGACCGCCCGATCGAACTCCACCGCCGACTGCCCGAGTTCAAGACGCCGAGCCGCAGCGTACTGGCGACGGCGGCGGTCGGCGCCGCGTGCCTGAGCGCCGCACTGGTCTGGCAGTTGGCCAAACGGCGGCGCCCAACCGGTTGACCGATCGATCCGTCGGCGAGATCCACTGGCCGACACGATCGGCCAACCAGCCATGCTGCCGAACAGTCAGTCCATGCCAAAACGGGCGAAAGGTAAAGAATTCGCCCTTCGAGTTCCGTTTGTCATGGATCCGAGATACAAAGGACTCACGGCCCGCGTGACCCGGAAGGACCCGAAGAGGTCAGACCGACACCGCAGTTCAGGCCCCACGGACCGCGTACAACCTCCGAGCACCCACGTGCCGCCGACCCGCGATACGGGCCGCCGCACCAGGCGAACGGGCTGGATCCCCGCCTGATGGGCATATCCGGTGCACGCATGGTCACCCGGACCGTTGTACCAGCGGCGACATCAGCAGTCAGGATGTCGCCGCAACTCTCTTCGCGGGCCTGCCGCCTGCCCGGCACACCCGGGCCCGCCGCCTCCCGGCCCGTTGACGCCCGCCACGGAGCCCGTCGCGACGTCGCCCCCCCGCTCGCGCGACGCCACCCGCATCTCGCCGCTCAGGCCATCCCTCGCTGCATCGCCTCACACACCGCCGTGCTCTCCCGGACGCCGAGTCGCAGTGCCAGCCCGCAATGCGCGATCCAGCGCGCCAGACCCTCGGGCGTGCCGGTGAGGTAAGCCGCCAGCGCCGCACGGTAGGCCGCGGTACCGAGTTCGACCAGACCCACCTCCGCCGGGCAGATCGCCTTCGGGTCAAGGCCCTCGGCAATCAACACGATGCGCTGCGCGGCCCTGGCCACCAGGCCGTTGTGACTCTCGAACGGTCGCAACGCCAGGAGCTCGCCGTGCACCACCGCAGCGGTCACCAGCGCGGGCGCGCCGCCCTGGGCACCCGACGTCCGGGTCGCCAGCAACTGCGCGAGCTGGTCCAGGCGGGCGGCCACCTCGGCGGCGGACGGAGCCGGAGGCAACACAGCGGCCACCTGGCTACCGACCACTCCCCCGGCCGGTGGCGAGGCGGGTGCCAGCGGGTCGATGGGTGCAGCCACACCGTCCACCGGCGCCAGCTCCAGCGGGAAGAGCTCCTCGACGGGTTCACCCTCCCGCCGCGGCCTACCGGCCGCAGGGCTCGCGTCACCGGCGGCCAGTAGATGCAGCCGCGCCAGCACCTGCAGCGGAGAGGTCCGCCACACACTCAGCAACTGGCCCGCTTCCGCCGAGATCCGCAGCGCGCCGCCGACGATGCGCTCGTCGGCGCCGGCGCTGAAGTCGCTGCGTCGGCGCACCTCCTCCAGCGGCCAGTCGGCACCGGCCAGCGCGGCCGACGCCCTGGCCCCGCGCAGCGCGGACTCCGAGGTGACCTCGGCCGCACGGCGCCGCATGACGCGGTGGCCGTAGAGCCGGTCAACGACCTTACGGACCTCGGCGACGGACTCGGGCACCCCGGCAAGCGCGGCCAGCGGGGCAAGCGGATCAGTTCCAGTGCTCACCTACCCGAGAGTAACGACCCTCCCGCCCAGGACCGCACAGCAACCCCGGCTTCACCCGTTCGAGGCAATCCGCGCTTCCCTTCGACACGGCAGCCCAAACCCCTACTACGATGTCAACTATCGGACACGATAACGATTATCAAAAAGTTCGCCGAGGCCCGTGCGGCGATCGACGGACCGAGAGCCGGGAGTCCAGATGAAGATCGCCTTCGTCGGCAAGGGCGGCAGCGGCAAGACCACGCTGTCGGCACTGTTCATCCGCCATCTGGCCGCCGCAGGGCGACCGGTGATCGCGGTGGACGCCGACATCAACCAGCATCTGGGCCCGGCACTCGGCCTGACAGATGATCAGGCTGCTCAACTCCCCTCACTCGGGGCCCACCTGCCCGAGATCAAGGAGTACCTTCGGGGCAGCAATCCGCGCATCGTGTCCGCCGCGGAGATGATCAAGACCACTCCGCCAGGCCGCGGCTCGCGCCTGCTGCGCATCGTCGAGGAGAATCCCGTGTACGCCGCCTGCGCCCGCCCGGTGGCGCTGGACGAGGGCTCGGTCCGCCTGCTGGCCACTGGCGCCTTCACCGAGGAGGACCTCGGCGTGGCCTGCTATCACTCCAAGGTCGGCGCAGTGGAGTTGCTGCTCAACCACCTGGTCGACGGCCCGGACGAGTACGTGGTCACGGACATGACCGCGGGCTCCGACTCCTTCGCCTCAGGTCTCTTCACCCGCTTCGACCTCACTTTCCTGGTGGCCGAACCCACCCGCAAGGGCATCTCGGTCTACCGCCAGTACAAGGAGTACGCCCGGGACTTCGGTGTCGCCCTGCGGGTGGTCGGCAACAAGGTCCAGGGGGCGGACGATCTCGCGTACCTGCAACGGGAGGTGGGCGACGATCTGCTGGCTGTCGTCGGCCATTCCGAGTGGGTCCGCAGTCTCGAGCGGGGCACCGCGCCGGCGCTCGACTCGCTGGAGCCGGCAAATCGCGCTGTTCTGCAGGTCCTGCGCGAGGAGTTGGACGCCGCCTTCCCCCGCCGAGACCCCCAGCGGTACACCGCGCAAGCAGTGGACTTCCACCTGCGCAACGCCGAGAGCTGGGGCAATGCCAAGGCAGGCGTCGACCTCGCCACCCAGGTCGACCCATCCTTCGTACTCGATCAGGCCGCACTCGACCGGGCCATGACGGAGCAGGCGGTGGCGGGGCGGACCGACGGCACCCGGGCAGTGCTCGACCCGGCCGAAGCCAGTATCGACCCGGCCGGCGCTCACGTCTGACGCCACATCGGTCAAGGGGCCGGGTTCGCAACCACGGGGTTGCGAGCCCGGCCCCTTGGCTTCCCCCGTGCCACACACCACGCCTGGCGCCCGGGACCGGCCGACAGCGCAACTGGGCAGCTGGGCAAGCGACGACTCGGGCAGCCCGCAGGGACGGCGGGGCGCTGTCACGATCCCGCGCGCCACCCACAGGAGTGAATCTCAGCAACAGGACTCCCGCACACACTTACGCTATGCGAAGCTTCCATTACTCACAGTTTACCAAGTCTTGGCGTGCGAGATCGATGGCCAGTGAGCCGCACCGTGCCTGCCGGCGCAGTGCTCGTGGCCGTCCCAGCCCGCTGCCGCACCTCCCGGGCAGCCGTTCCGATCATCCGCATCAGCGACGGACTTGGCCGTAGCAACGGACTCGACGGTGTTCGTTCTCCTGGAAGGACAGGAAGCCATGGCCCTCGGCTCTGCCCCACCCCCACCGCGCACCGATGCCGAGAGCCATGCACCGCCCCCGGCCTCGGCGGGCAGTACCGCCCGGTTCCGGATGCCGGGCGCACAGGATCTGACGGCCTCCCTGGTGGTGTTCGTCTTCGCTCTTCCGTTCTCACTCGGCATCGCGCTGGCCAGCGGGGCACCGCTGACAGCGGGTCTGGTCGCGGCCGCCGTGGGCGGGATCACGGCCGGGCTGCTCGGTGGGACGCCGCTTCAGGTGACCGGACCCTCAGCTGCCCTGACCGTGATCACCGCCGAGCTGATCACTCGTTACGGCTGGCAAGCCACCTGCGGGATCACGCTCGCGGCCGGCCTGCTGCAGTTCCTGTTCGGGGCCCTACGGATGGCCAGGTCCGCTCTCGCGGTGTCCCCCGCCGTGGTGCACGGGATGCTCGCCGGGGTCGGCATCACGATCGCCATCGCCCAGTTCCACGTGGTCCTCGGCGGCTCACCGCAGGGCTCCGCACTGGCCAATCTCAGCGCCCTGCCGGCCCAGCTGTCCGGGCCGCATCCACCTGCACTCGCCGTGGGCCTGTTGGCAATCGCGGTCCTCGGCGGGTGGCCGAGGCTGCACCGGCTGCCCGGATCCGCCGGACGGATCGGCGCCCTGCTCGGCCGGGTTCCCGCCGCCCTGGTCGCGGTGGCCGCCGGCACGGCGCTGGCCATGGCCTTCGACTTTCGACTCGCCCGGGTGGAGCTCGCCGGCTGGGGGGAGCACGATCTCGCCACCCTCCCGCACGGTTCGCTGCTCGCGCTGCTCGGCGTGACGCTGACCGTCACGGCGGTGGGGAGCGTCGAGTCGCTGCTCTGCGCCGTCGCCGTCGACCGACAGAGCGGCCGACCCGGCGACCTCAACCGCGAGTTGCGTGGCCAGGGACTGGCGAATCTCCTCAGCGGAGCGCTCGGCGGTCTGCCGGTGGCCGGTGGCGCGATTCGCAGCTCGGCCAATATCCAAGCGGGTGCGCGCAGTCGCCGGGCCGCTGTCTTGCAGGGCTGCTGGGTGCTCCTGGCAGCCGTGGCGCTGACCGGCGGGCTGCGCAGAATCCCGCTCGCCGCCCTGGCCGCGCTGGTCATGGTGGTAGGCATTCAGATGGTGAGCGCCGCGCACATCCGCAGGGTCCATCGGCACCGGGAGTTCGCGGTCTACCTCGCCACCGTCCTCGGCGTGGTGCTGCTCGGCGTCCCCCTCGGGGTCGCGGCCGGTGCGGCGATGACCGCACTGCTCGCCCTGTACCGGCTCAGCCGGGCCCACATCGACCTGATCGACTATCAGGACGGCTCGTACGAACTGCGCACACACGGGCCGCTGACCTTCCTGGCGGTGCCCAGGCTGACCGGGGCGCTCGCCTCGATCCCGCTCGGCACCGCCGTCACGATCCGCCACGACGGGGCCTTCCTCGATCATTCCGCCTACGGGGCCCTGCGGAGCTGGCGCAGCGAGCGCGTCGCGCAGGGCGACCAGGTCGTCATGCTGACCGACCGTCATGACGAACCGGTGCTGGACCCGGACGGCACGGTGGGCTCCGCCGAGGGCTCCCGACCACACCGCTGCCGAGCCTGGACGCCGTGGGTGGGTCATCACTGCATCGACCAGGAGGACGACCCGCACGGTCGGCTGCTCAACGGTGTGCGCGGATTCCAGGCGTACACCGCCCCCCTGGTCAGACCGGAACTGGCCCGGCTCGCCCGGGAAGGCCAGACGCCCTCTCAGCTCTTCCTGACCTGTGCCGACTCCCGGCTGGTCACCAGCATGATCACCAGCAGCGGCCCGGGCGACCTCTTCACCGTCCGCAATGTCGGCAACCTGGTCCCGGCCCCACACGAGCCGGGCGCGGCCGACGATTCGGTGGCCGCCGCCGTGCAGTACGCGGTCGACGTGCTGGGGGTGGGCAGCATCACGGTCTGCGGGCACTCCGAGTGCGGCGCGATGAAGGCCCTGCTGGACGGCGTCCACGAGCAGCCCGGGCGGCCGACACCGCTGGCCCGCTGGCTGCGCAACGGTCGAGGCTCGCTGGCCCGGCTGGCCCGGGTTCCGGCGGAGTTCACGGATCGTCCGGTCGCCGACCGGGTCGAGCAGTTGTGCATTACCAACGTGGTTCAGCAACTGGACCAGCTGATGACCAACCCGACGGTCGAACGTCGGGTACTCGACGGCAGCCTGCGCCTGATCGGCATGTACTTCGACTTCGCCACCGCACAGACCTACGTTCTCGACCAAGCCACCGGGAGGTTCACCGCCGTCATCGGCACCCGCGAGATCGCGAGTGCCGCCTGACGTCGGTGCCGGACCAGCGGCATCCGCCCGCTCGGCGGTACGACTGCGGGTGGTGGCCCGGCCCAGGCCACCACCCAGCTACCGCGAGGTCAGCCGGCGATCTTGTTGAAGATCTTGGAGTAGGCGTAGCCCGTGCCCTTGTCGTAGCCGTCGACCTCCCAGAAGGACAGCTCCTGGACGCCCTTGGCAGCGGCGAAGCTCTCCAGGGTCGCGGCGTTGGCCTGGGTGAAGTTCTCGTTGTCATCGTTCCGGCCGGCGATCGGGGTCAGCCCCAGCCTTCCCCAGGCCTGGGCCGATGTGCCCCCGTAGAGCCCGGCCAGCTGCCCGTGAGTCGCGTTGGCCGCCGATTCGGCGTCCTTCAGGGCGTTCTGCCCGTCGCCGAAGTCCATGGTCATGATGTTGACCAGGCTGACCTGGACGCCCTTGCTCTTGGCGTCCTTGAGCAGGTTCAGAGCGTTCGACTCCAGCCCGGTGGGGTCCACCGGGACGGTGAAGTCGATCCGCACCGAGGGGTTGGCCTTCTGGAGTGCCGCCAGGGCCTGGTCGCGGCGGGAGTTTGACGCCGTGTCGTCCAGGACGTTCCCTTCTATGTCGAAGTCGAGCCTGGTGACACCGTAGGTCTTGACGACATTGGCGTAGGCGGCGGTCAGCGCGGAGACCGAGGTGCAGGTCTGAGCGAGCTCTCCGCCGGCCTCGCCGCCGAAGGAGATGATCACGTTGCCGCCGGCCGACTTGAGCGCGTTGACCTGTGAGGTGAAGGCTCCGAGCGAGTCGTTGTTGTCCTCCCACATGGGGGTACAACCGGACTTCGGGGTAAGAAAGGCCAGGGTGTAGAACGGGTCACCGCTGGCCTTGTGATCGGCGGCCAGGTCACCCGCATCCGAACCACTGATCTGCAGGTACGGCGCGGCATAGCGGGCGGGGAAGGCAGCGGCGGCCGGCGTGACCGCCGCCTGGGCGGGAGTGGTGGCGAGGGCGAGAGTGATCGGCAGGACCGAGGCAGCGAGCGCGGCGAGCCGGAACTTCTTGTCCATGACAACCTTTCAGGCACATACCTGTCCCGTTCGCAGTGAAGCTCACCGAGGACGTACGGACGGGAGATGGCAGGCCAGGATGTGGGGGTCCATGTCAGTTAGTAAAGCTTCCTGACGTTAGGTCAGGATGGTGGCGCCGCCCCGAAGACCTGTCAAGGGTCCGCGCAGTCCCGTCCTCGGCAAGGGATTTGATCAGCACTGGCGCAGGAGCACTCGCCCGAAGGGCGCACGCAACGACACGGCCCCGGCATCGCGCCGGGGCCGCGGACTAAGCAGGTCGGATCAGCTGATCAGCCGGTAGAGGTCGGCCGGCGTGACGTAGCCGGGCCAGCGCCCGTCGCCGAAGAGGTGGATCCCGGCGTCCTGGTAGCACTGGTCGACCAACTGCGAGCAGATCTGGTGCCGCGTGTCGGCAACATAGCCCTTGAGCAGCGAACTGCCCGGCAGATGCACGCGGTGTGCGGCCAGCGCGGCGTAGTCGAGGAAGCTGTACGGCACCCGCAGACAGCCCCGTGCAGCAGCGACGATCTCCACTCGTTGATCGTTCGTCAGTTGGATGTGACCGCTGGACCAGCGAATCAGATGCGTGTCGTACTCGGCCAGTGGCGCCTGCCGAGCCCCACCGGGTTGAGCTTCTATCACCTCGTCATCACCGACCAGGACGAAGGCATGTTCGTAGTTGGCGAAGCCGTCTCCGTTGAGCCATTGACCCAAGCGGATCAGCCGACCGACCTCACCACCCATGCTCACCACGGCGAAGTCGCCAGGCCTCGGCAGCGGGATGGCAGTGGCAGGAGACGCAGTGGCAGGAGATTCCGACATGT contains:
- a CDS encoding chitinase → MDKKFRLAALAASVLPITLALATTPAQAAVTPAAAAFPARYAAPYLQISGSDAGDLAADHKASGDPFYTLAFLTPKSGCTPMWEDNNDSLGAFTSQVNALKSAGGNVIISFGGEAGGELAQTCTSVSALTAAYANVVKTYGVTRLDFDIEGNVLDDTASNSRRDQALAALQKANPSVRIDFTVPVDPTGLESNALNLLKDAKSKGVQVSLVNIMTMDFGDGQNALKDAESAANATHGQLAGLYGGTSAQAWGRLGLTPIAGRNDDNENFTQANAATLESFAAAKGVQELSFWEVDGYDKGTGYAYSKIFNKIAG